The DNA segment tctagtagacctttccgtcgatttccgtaaaaaaatttttttttttttacatatgggcttgcgggaacttttgaagtaatgagagcgaaagagactaagagaaagcgattgtatgacgagggaagttcttttgaagttaccgtccaggggagcattgatggacatgtgtgtgtgtgtgtgtttgatggggtgtgggagacagacagtatgttgtgtaagtgaagtgcttctgttaatgtgtgtgaagagacagagagagtaatgtgtgaaagaaagagataactgaaattttttactcggtgtatgtgtatatgtatgtatattacttcaaaagttcccgcaagcccatatgtgaaaagaaaaatttttttacggaaatcgacggaaaggtctactagagacgaaagatcaccGAAAGTTTGTTACTTACCAAAGAAGTCAGGATCACCAGCAGACTCAATGTTTTGCATCAACAAACTAGTCAAGGCATCTACTTCTGCTTCTTTGCCCACCTTCCTACCATCGGACCGAGGTAGGGAGTTCGTGGTGTAGCTGCCTGCCGGACTGGAAGCAGCGAGAGGGCTAGGGTTGACGGGATCCGAATACCCCGGGTATTTGTGCTGCTGTGGCAACGCTTGAACGGGTGCTTTGTAGCTGACCGACTGCTGAGGAGTACCGACACCAATCCCACCGCCAACCACAGCACTAGCGCTGCTGTGGACATTGGAGTAGCTCGGCACGGCCTGGGAGGGGCCCTGGGGTGGAGGGGGAAGATCGCTATGGTTCATGTAGTTCGGCTGGTTCAAGTAGTGCGACGGGGTGGAAGACGCAGCCGAAGACGGCGCCGTCACGGAAACTGACCGTGAATTGTAGCTGCTGCTTACGCTGCTGTAGGGTGGCTGTCCTGATGGATAGCTAGAGGGTGGGGGCAGGGATGGATTGTACACAGTGGGGGTGGCCATGGCTGTGCCAGAGGTTGCATGCTCGATTggcggaggaggagggggaaggttGTAGGCATCGTTGCG comes from the Octopus sinensis linkage group LG26, ASM634580v1, whole genome shotgun sequence genome and includes:
- the LOC115224674 gene encoding extensin; this translates as MANQGLAEEFSYLSVDDVRKPPAPKLPPALQPRHRVEQSQNPVTSHNSHPQIYRAVPAVFRPSMRNDEELPPPPVVHSMTTRYTEDNFPPPPLFPPPPPTTSDLTHTTYYSNRNDAYNLPPPPPPIEHATSGTAMATPTVYNPSLPPPSSYPSGQPPYSSVSSSYNSRSVSVTAPSSAASSTPSHYLNQPNYMNHSDLPPPPQGPSQAVPSYSNVHSSASAVVGGGIGVGTPQQSVSYKAPVQALPQQHKYPGYSDPVNPSPLAASSPAGSYTTNSLPRSDGRKVGKEAEVDALTSLLMQNIESAGDPDFFGMCSKCGHRVVGPSNGCTAMDQVFHIDCFICDSCGEDNYDLVSPNERCN